A genomic window from Algoriphagus sp. Y33 includes:
- a CDS encoding protein-tyrosine-phosphatase — protein MTERPNILVVCGRNKKRSRTAEHIFKNDNRFNIRSAGLSPKSDRRISENDLNWADLVFVMETGQRSKIWELYRHMQLPEIEILNIPDDYEFMNEELVEILTEGINDTLKIVYKL, from the coding sequence ATGACAGAAAGACCAAACATATTAGTAGTTTGTGGACGAAATAAGAAACGAAGTAGAACCGCAGAACACATTTTTAAAAATGACAACCGCTTCAATATTCGTTCCGCTGGACTAAGCCCCAAAAGCGATAGAAGAATATCAGAAAATGATTTGAATTGGGCAGACTTAGTTTTTGTAATGGAAACAGGGCAACGATCAAAAATTTGGGAATTATACAGACATATGCAATTGCCCGAAATAGAAATCTTAAATATTCCGGACGACTATGAATTTATGAATGAAGAACTTGTTGAAATACTAACAGAGGGAATTAACGATACATTAAAAATAGTTTACAAACTTTGA
- a CDS encoding alpha/beta fold hydrolase, with protein sequence MTNEICIFSGLGADERVFQKLDFSGFKTTFVKWIVPQDEETIEHYATRLLDQISATNPTLIGLSFGGLIAVEVAKQIDTQKVILIASAKTKSEIPFYYRFAGRLGLHKLLPTGLLKSSNFVTNWFFGTSSTFDKQLLKQILIDTDPTFLNWAIDKVTRWTNQTQTKNIFHIHGTGDRILPLGFINCDRTVKNGGHLMTLNKADELNNIIKQQI encoded by the coding sequence TTGACAAATGAAATTTGCATATTTAGTGGACTTGGAGCAGACGAGAGAGTTTTTCAAAAACTTGACTTTTCTGGCTTCAAGACAACTTTTGTAAAATGGATTGTTCCGCAAGACGAAGAAACAATTGAACATTACGCAACACGACTTCTTGACCAAATCTCGGCAACAAATCCAACTCTAATTGGACTTTCATTCGGTGGTCTTATTGCTGTTGAAGTGGCTAAACAAATTGATACCCAAAAAGTAATTTTAATTGCTTCTGCTAAAACAAAAAGTGAAATTCCATTTTACTATCGTTTCGCTGGACGACTTGGACTTCACAAACTTTTGCCGACAGGACTTTTAAAAAGCTCAAACTTTGTTACAAACTGGTTTTTCGGAACCAGCTCAACATTTGACAAGCAGCTATTAAAGCAAATTCTTATTGATACCGACCCTACTTTTTTAAATTGGGCAATTGACAAAGTAACACGTTGGACAAACCAAACACAGACAAAGAATATATTTCATATTCACGGCACAGGTGACAGAATTTTACCTTTGGGTTTTATAAACTGTGACCGGACTGTTAAAAACGGTGGACATTTAATGACACTAAACAAAGCGGATGAACTGAATAACATAATAAAACAACAAATATGA